A region from the Nocardioides exalbidus genome encodes:
- a CDS encoding TraR/DksA family transcriptional regulator — translation MAGTTRKSLAGTAAAAARRVIGRSGSASKAAPAKKAAPAAKKAAPAKKAAPAKKAAPAKKAPATKAAPVAKAPAKKAPAKKAAPVAKAPAKKAPVKKAAPAEKAPAKKTPAKKAPAKKAAPATKKAAPAKKAAAKKAAPAKKAAATTAAPAAKAPAKKAPVTKAAPATKAPAKKAPAAGKKTAATRVGAASNTVATQTATTKKAAPVTKAATAPDKSVAPKKVKKATPSTLVVLEGEDAWTKAELNEVVKELTEHQERLTTIIGQAEEELSGLMRDAGDGAGQDQADVGATSFERDHEFTVLAKERETLAEIERALAHIDDGSYGVCDSCGNPIGKNRLMARPHATLCLSCKQREERR, via the coding sequence ATGGCAGGCACAACGCGCAAGTCCCTGGCCGGTACGGCCGCTGCCGCCGCCCGTCGCGTGATCGGGCGCTCGGGGAGCGCGTCCAAGGCCGCTCCGGCGAAGAAGGCAGCGCCGGCCGCGAAGAAGGCTGCGCCCGCCAAGAAGGCTGCGCCCGCCAAGAAGGCTGCGCCTGCCAAGAAGGCTCCCGCGACGAAGGCCGCTCCGGTGGCGAAGGCTCCTGCGAAGAAGGCTCCCGCGAAGAAGGCCGCTCCGGTGGCGAAGGCTCCTGCGAAGAAGGCTCCTGTCAAGAAGGCCGCTCCGGCGGAGAAGGCTCCCGCGAAGAAGACTCCAGCAAAGAAGGCTCCGGCGAAGAAGGCCGCGCCCGCGACGAAGAAGGCCGCGCCCGCCAAGAAGGCCGCTGCGAAGAAGGCCGCGCCCGCCAAGAAGGCCGCTGCGACGACGGCCGCTCCGGCTGCGAAGGCTCCCGCGAAGAAGGCCCCCGTCACGAAGGCTGCGCCTGCCACGAAGGCCCCCGCGAAGAAGGCCCCCGCCGCCGGGAAGAAGACCGCGGCCACGAGGGTTGGAGCGGCCAGCAACACTGTTGCCACCCAGACCGCGACTACGAAGAAGGCAGCCCCCGTGACGAAGGCCGCTACCGCGCCCGACAAGTCGGTCGCACCCAAGAAGGTCAAGAAGGCCACCCCCAGCACGCTCGTCGTGCTCGAGGGCGAGGACGCCTGGACGAAGGCGGAGCTCAACGAGGTCGTCAAGGAGCTCACCGAGCACCAGGAGCGCCTCACCACGATCATCGGCCAGGCCGAGGAGGAGCTCTCCGGGCTGATGCGCGACGCCGGGGACGGCGCCGGGCAGGACCAGGCCGACGTCGGTGCGACGAGCTTCGAGCGCGACCACGAGTTCACCGTGCTCGCCAAGGAGCGCGAGACGCTGGCCGAGATCGAGCGCGCCCTCGCGCACATCGACGACGGCTCCTACGGCGTCTGCGACTCCTGCGGCAACCCCATCGGCAAGAATCGGTTGATGGCTCGGCCCCATGCCACACTGTGCCTGTCATGCAAGCAGCGCGAGGAGCGTCGCTGA
- a CDS encoding YggS family pyridoxal phosphate-dependent enzyme codes for MTDSDSDFGSDARRDELTAHLDLVRRRIAAACAEAGRDAGEVQLVVVTKYFPASDVRLLAGLGVTDVGENRHQEAEAKAAECADLGLRWHFIGGLQSNKAGAVASYADVVESVDRAKLVGPLSRGAHGRGHEVDVLLQVSLDPPGADHRSGVDSAGLAELAAKVEEAGMLRLRGLMAVAPLGEQPEAAFDRLAGIRSSFVSDHPGATVLSAGMSGDLEAAITRGATHVRVGSAVLGPRPAVQ; via the coding sequence GTGACCGACTCCGACTCCGACTTCGGCTCCGACGCGAGGCGCGACGAGCTCACTGCCCACCTCGACCTCGTACGACGCCGCATCGCCGCCGCGTGCGCCGAGGCGGGGCGCGACGCCGGCGAGGTGCAGCTCGTGGTCGTCACCAAGTACTTCCCTGCCTCCGACGTGCGCTTGCTCGCCGGGCTCGGGGTCACCGACGTGGGTGAGAACCGCCACCAGGAGGCGGAGGCCAAGGCCGCCGAGTGCGCCGACCTCGGCCTGCGGTGGCACTTCATCGGCGGGCTCCAGTCCAACAAGGCCGGCGCCGTGGCGTCCTACGCCGACGTGGTGGAGTCGGTCGACCGCGCCAAGCTGGTCGGCCCGCTCTCGCGCGGCGCCCACGGTCGCGGACACGAGGTCGACGTGCTCCTGCAGGTCAGCCTCGACCCGCCCGGGGCCGACCACCGCTCCGGCGTCGACTCGGCCGGCCTCGCCGAGCTCGCCGCCAAGGTGGAGGAGGCCGGGATGCTCCGGCTGCGCGGCCTGATGGCCGTCGCACCGCTGGGTGAGCAGCCCGAGGCCGCCTTCGACCGGCTCGCCGGCATCCGCTCGTCCTTCGTCTCCGACCACCCGGGGGCGACCGTGCTGTCCGCGGGGATGAGCGGCGACCTCGAGGCGGCGATCACCCGTGGCGCGACACACGTGCGTGTCGGCTCCGCGGTCCTCGGTCCGAGGCCTGCGGTCCAGTAA
- a CDS encoding YggT family protein, whose product MYAIGLTLYYVLFFFIALLWIRFIVDWVQVFARQWEPRGPLLVALEGVYSATDPPIVALRRVIPPLRIGQVALDLSFLLVMVAAWLLLRVVATIFLQ is encoded by the coding sequence GTGTACGCCATCGGCCTGACGCTCTACTACGTCCTCTTCTTCTTCATCGCCCTGCTCTGGATCCGGTTCATCGTCGACTGGGTCCAGGTGTTCGCCCGGCAGTGGGAGCCGAGGGGGCCGCTGCTCGTCGCGCTCGAGGGCGTCTACTCCGCCACCGACCCGCCCATCGTGGCGTTGAGGCGCGTGATCCCGCCGCTGCGGATCGGTCAGGTGGCCCTCGACCTGAGCTTCCTGCTGGTGATGGTGGCAGCATGGCTGCTGCTCCGAGTGGTCGCGACCATCTTCTTGCAGTAG
- a CDS encoding RluA family pseudouridine synthase: MTTHAEQRTVFVPDGLAGERVDAAMARMFGFSRTKAADLISQGLVHLDGTAAGKSDRVDAGAMLDVTIPAERDPLEVKPEIVEGIRIVHDDDAIVVIDKPVGVAVHPSPGWRGPTVVGHLAGAGFRISTSGAKEREGIVQRLDVGTSGVMVIAKSEHAYSVLKNAFRQRTVDKTYHALVQGHPDPLAGTVDAPIGRHPNHDYKFAVMADGRHSVTHYETLEAHRFASLLEIHLETGRTHQIRVHMSALKHPCVGDLTYGADPTLAKRLGLERQWLHAMRLGFEHPETGDYVTYESSYPDDLAHALEAIRDEH, from the coding sequence GTGACCACCCACGCCGAGCAGCGCACGGTCTTCGTCCCCGACGGCCTGGCGGGCGAGCGCGTCGACGCCGCGATGGCGAGGATGTTCGGCTTCTCCCGCACCAAGGCCGCCGACCTGATCTCGCAGGGCCTGGTCCACCTCGACGGCACCGCGGCCGGCAAGAGCGACCGGGTCGACGCGGGCGCGATGCTCGACGTGACCATCCCCGCCGAGCGCGACCCGCTCGAGGTGAAGCCCGAGATCGTCGAGGGCATCCGGATCGTCCACGACGACGACGCCATCGTCGTGATCGACAAGCCCGTGGGCGTGGCGGTGCACCCGTCCCCGGGCTGGCGCGGGCCCACCGTCGTCGGCCACCTCGCCGGCGCGGGCTTCCGGATCTCGACCTCCGGGGCCAAGGAGCGCGAGGGCATCGTCCAACGCCTCGACGTCGGGACCTCCGGCGTCATGGTGATCGCGAAGTCCGAGCACGCCTACTCGGTGCTCAAGAACGCCTTCCGCCAGCGCACGGTCGACAAGACCTACCACGCGCTCGTCCAGGGGCACCCGGACCCGCTCGCGGGCACGGTCGACGCGCCGATCGGCCGCCACCCGAACCACGACTACAAGTTCGCCGTGATGGCCGACGGCCGCCACAGCGTCACGCACTACGAGACGCTCGAGGCACACCGCTTCGCCAGCCTCCTCGAGATACACCTCGAGACCGGTCGCACCCACCAGATCCGCGTCCACATGAGCGCGCTCAAGCACCCGTGCGTCGGCGACCTCACCTACGGCGCCGACCCGACCCTCGCCAAGCGCCTCGGCCTCGAGCGGCAGTGGCTGCACGCGATGCGCCTCGGCTTCGAGCACCCCGAGACCGGTGACTACGTCACCTACGAGTCCTCCTACCCCGACGACCTCGCCCACGCGCTCGAGGCCATTCGAGATGAACACTGA
- the dnaE gene encoding DNA polymerase III subunit alpha, producing MSAGATDNFVHLHVHTEYSMLDGASLLDGLFTRTAELGMPAIAMTDHGNLHGAYDFYSKAKRHGVKPIIGIEAYLTPGTPRGERRRIRWGKGDLAEEGGKDVAGGGAYTHMTMWAETTEGMHNLFRLASLASIEGYYYKPRMDRELLQQYSKGIIASTGCLSGEIQTRLTLGQYDEALKAAGEFQDIFGKDNFFLELMDHGIAAERATREDLVKIAKTLGLPTIVTNDTHYTNPEDADGQDALICVASGKRLSDTNRLKFDGGGYYIKSAAEMRELWSEFPDGCDNTLAIAERCNVEFTESTGGYMARADVPAGETEESWFRKEVWRGIEARYPGDRLDQQVKDRVEMELGVISQKGYCGYYLVVADFIQWSKRNGIRVGPGRGSGAGSIAAYALSITDLCPLEHGLFFERFLNPERPSMPDFDIDFDDARRGEVIKYVTEKYGTERVAQIATFGRLKSKAAIKDAARVLDHGFAISDRITKALPPDVMGKGVALKDIFNTEHKRYGEGGEFRALHDSEADVRTIFHTALGLEGQIRNWGVHAAGVIMSSAPIIDVVPIMARPQDGAIITQFDYPMCESLGLVKMDFLGLSNLRILEDALANIKVNRDLDVVLEELPFDDRPTYELMGRGDTLGVFQLDGSGMRSLLRSMQPDVFADITAVSALYRPGPMGADSHNKYARRKNGREAIEPIHPALAEALEPVLGETYGLIVYQEQVMAIAQVLAGFTLGAADNLRRAMGKKKKEELDKQYAGFQAGMLERNFPQVAIDKLWEILLPFSDYAFNKSHSAAYGVITYWTAYLKANYPTEYMAALLTSVKDDKDKMAIYLNECRRMKIQVLPPDVNESHADFTPVGQDIRFGLTAVRNVGHNVVAGIAAAREEKGRYADFNDFMEKVPALVCNKRVVESLIKAGAFDDMKHKRRALVAVHETAVDQFVDLKKNEAIGQDSLFGGLSEDDGGFGVSVTIPDIDDWDKMTLLSHEREMLGLYVSDHPLLGLEHVLSQGTDCTIGQLMLDEDRPHGSTLTVSGLITSVARRITKRGDPWATITLEDLDGAIDVLLFPSSYSLASTLLVEDNIVRIKGQLSRDKDQPELRAQEVTAPDLTQGPTGPVVISLPSTRCTPPVVAQLRDVLGTHPGMTEVQLRLLTRSSTKVLRLDDNLRVSPSPALFADLKQLLGPGCLAG from the coding sequence ATGTCGGCCGGCGCCACAGACAACTTCGTGCATCTCCACGTGCACACCGAATACTCCATGCTGGACGGAGCCTCGCTCCTCGACGGCCTCTTCACCCGCACGGCCGAGCTCGGCATGCCGGCGATCGCGATGACCGACCACGGCAACCTGCACGGCGCCTACGACTTCTACAGCAAGGCCAAGCGCCACGGCGTGAAGCCGATCATCGGCATCGAGGCCTACCTCACGCCCGGCACGCCGCGCGGGGAGCGCCGGCGCATCCGGTGGGGCAAGGGCGACCTGGCCGAGGAGGGCGGCAAGGACGTCGCCGGTGGCGGCGCCTACACCCACATGACGATGTGGGCCGAGACCACCGAGGGGATGCACAACCTCTTCCGCCTCGCCAGCCTGGCGAGCATCGAGGGCTACTACTACAAGCCCCGCATGGACCGCGAGCTCCTCCAGCAGTACTCGAAGGGCATCATCGCCAGCACCGGCTGCCTGTCGGGCGAGATCCAGACCCGGCTGACGCTGGGCCAGTACGACGAGGCGCTGAAGGCCGCGGGCGAGTTCCAGGACATCTTCGGCAAGGACAACTTCTTCCTCGAGCTGATGGACCACGGCATCGCCGCCGAGCGGGCCACCCGCGAGGACCTGGTCAAGATCGCGAAGACGCTCGGCCTGCCGACGATCGTCACCAACGACACCCACTACACCAACCCCGAGGACGCCGACGGCCAGGACGCCCTGATCTGCGTCGCCTCCGGCAAGCGGCTCTCCGACACCAACCGGCTCAAGTTCGACGGCGGCGGCTACTACATCAAGTCCGCGGCCGAGATGCGCGAGCTCTGGTCGGAGTTCCCCGACGGGTGCGACAACACCCTCGCGATCGCGGAGCGGTGCAACGTCGAGTTCACCGAGTCCACCGGCGGCTACATGGCGCGCGCCGACGTGCCGGCGGGGGAGACCGAGGAGAGCTGGTTCCGCAAGGAGGTGTGGCGCGGCATCGAGGCCCGCTACCCCGGCGACCGGCTCGACCAGCAGGTCAAGGACCGCGTCGAGATGGAGCTCGGCGTCATCTCGCAGAAGGGCTACTGCGGCTACTACCTCGTGGTCGCCGACTTCATCCAGTGGTCCAAGCGCAACGGCATCCGCGTCGGCCCCGGCCGCGGCTCCGGTGCCGGCTCGATCGCCGCCTACGCGCTGAGCATCACCGACCTGTGCCCGCTGGAGCACGGCCTGTTCTTCGAGCGCTTCCTCAACCCCGAGCGCCCCTCGATGCCCGACTTCGACATCGACTTCGACGACGCGCGACGCGGCGAGGTCATCAAGTACGTCACCGAGAAGTACGGCACCGAGCGCGTCGCCCAGATCGCCACCTTCGGCCGGCTGAAGTCCAAGGCCGCGATCAAGGACGCCGCCCGCGTGCTCGACCACGGCTTCGCGATCTCCGACCGCATCACCAAGGCGCTGCCGCCCGACGTGATGGGCAAGGGCGTCGCGCTCAAGGACATCTTCAACACCGAGCACAAGCGCTACGGCGAGGGCGGCGAGTTCCGCGCGCTCCACGACTCCGAGGCCGACGTCCGCACGATCTTCCACACCGCGCTCGGCCTCGAGGGCCAGATCCGCAACTGGGGCGTCCACGCGGCCGGCGTCATCATGTCGAGCGCGCCGATCATCGACGTCGTCCCGATCATGGCGCGCCCGCAGGACGGCGCGATCATCACGCAGTTCGACTACCCGATGTGCGAGTCGCTCGGCCTGGTCAAGATGGACTTCCTCGGCCTGTCCAACCTCCGGATCCTCGAGGACGCGCTGGCCAACATCAAGGTCAACCGCGACCTCGACGTGGTCCTGGAGGAGCTGCCGTTCGACGACCGGCCGACCTACGAGCTGATGGGCCGTGGCGACACGCTCGGCGTCTTCCAGCTCGACGGTTCGGGCATGCGCTCGCTGCTGCGCTCGATGCAGCCCGACGTCTTCGCCGACATCACGGCCGTCTCCGCGCTCTACCGGCCCGGACCGATGGGTGCCGACTCCCACAACAAGTACGCCCGCCGCAAGAACGGTCGCGAGGCGATCGAGCCGATCCACCCGGCTCTCGCCGAGGCGCTCGAGCCCGTGCTGGGAGAGACCTACGGCCTGATCGTCTACCAGGAGCAGGTGATGGCGATCGCCCAGGTCCTGGCCGGCTTCACCCTGGGCGCCGCCGACAACCTCCGCCGCGCGATGGGCAAGAAGAAGAAGGAGGAGCTCGACAAGCAGTACGCCGGGTTCCAGGCCGGCATGCTCGAGCGCAACTTCCCGCAGGTCGCCATCGACAAGCTCTGGGAGATCCTGCTCCCGTTCTCCGACTACGCCTTCAACAAGTCCCACTCCGCGGCCTACGGCGTCATCACCTACTGGACCGCCTACCTCAAGGCCAACTACCCGACGGAGTACATGGCCGCGCTCCTCACCTCGGTGAAGGACGACAAGGACAAGATGGCGATCTACCTCAACGAGTGTCGCCGGATGAAGATCCAGGTCCTGCCGCCCGACGTCAACGAGTCGCACGCCGACTTCACGCCCGTCGGCCAGGACATCCGCTTCGGCCTCACCGCCGTGCGCAACGTCGGGCACAACGTCGTGGCCGGCATCGCCGCCGCGCGCGAGGAGAAGGGCCGCTACGCCGACTTCAACGACTTCATGGAGAAGGTCCCCGCGCTGGTGTGCAACAAGCGCGTCGTGGAGTCGCTGATCAAGGCCGGCGCCTTCGACGACATGAAGCACAAGCGCCGCGCGCTCGTCGCGGTCCACGAGACCGCGGTCGACCAGTTCGTCGACCTCAAGAAGAACGAGGCGATCGGCCAGGACTCCCTCTTCGGCGGGCTCAGCGAGGACGACGGCGGCTTCGGGGTGAGCGTGACCATCCCCGACATCGACGACTGGGACAAGATGACGCTGCTGAGCCACGAGCGGGAGATGCTCGGGCTCTACGTCTCCGACCACCCGCTGCTCGGCCTGGAGCACGTGCTGTCGCAGGGCACCGACTGCACCATCGGCCAGCTCATGCTCGACGAGGACCGCCCGCACGGCTCGACCCTCACCGTCAGCGGCCTGATCACCTCGGTCGCCCGTCGCATCACCAAGCGGGGCGACCCGTGGGCCACGATCACGCTCGAGGACCTCGACGGCGCGATCGACGTGCTGCTGTTCCCCAGCTCCTACTCGCTCGCCTCGACGCTCCTCGTCGAGGACAACATCGTGCGGATCAAGGGCCAGCTCTCGCGTGACAAGGACCAGCCCGAGCTCCGGGCGCAGGAGGTCACCGCGCCCGACCTCACGCAGGGGCCGACCGGTCCGGTCGTCATCAGCCTCCCGTCGACGCGGTGCACGCCGCCCGTCGTGGCGCAGCTGCGCGACGTGCTCGGCACGCACCCCGGCATGACCGAGGTGCAGCTGCGGCTGCTCACCCGCAGCTCGACCAAGGTGCTGAGGCTCGACGACAACCTGCGGGTGAGCCCGAGCCCGGCCCTGTTCGCCGACCTCAAGCAGCTCCTCGGGCCGGGGTGCCTGGCCGGATGA
- a CDS encoding cell division protein SepF yields MSGAMRKIGEYLGLLEDTGHYDEYDGDAETSTQEAVDQRPVQRERRPAPVSDLAERRRPASVQTGVVAELSRITTLHPRNYNEARLVGENYRDGTPVIMNLSEMDDNDAKRLVDFAAGLIFATRGSIERVTNKVFLLSPPNVAISAEDKERMVEDGFFNQS; encoded by the coding sequence ATGAGCGGCGCGATGCGCAAGATCGGCGAGTACCTCGGCCTGCTCGAGGACACCGGCCACTACGACGAGTACGACGGCGACGCCGAGACCTCGACCCAGGAGGCTGTCGACCAGCGTCCGGTCCAGCGTGAGCGCCGCCCTGCCCCTGTGTCCGACCTTGCCGAGCGCCGCCGACCGGCCTCGGTCCAGACGGGAGTCGTGGCCGAGTTGAGCCGCATCACCACCCTGCACCCCCGCAACTACAACGAGGCGCGCCTCGTCGGCGAGAACTACCGCGACGGCACGCCCGTGATCATGAACCTCAGCGAGATGGACGACAACGACGCCAAGCGCCTCGTCGACTTCGCCGCCGGCCTCATCTTCGCGACCCGCGGATCCATCGAGCGCGTGACCAACAAGGTCTTCCTGCTCTCGCCGCCCAACGTGGCGATCTCGGCCGAGGACAAGGAGCGGATGGTCGAGGACGGGTTCTTCAACCAGTCCTGA
- the lspA gene encoding signal peptidase II: MQAARGASLNPSDQVDQQQVRRRIDARLVFAAVALVAYAADLGTKEWALSALADGDVPLVGDWFTLHLTFNPGAAFSTGTGFTIVFTCLAMVAVVVVLWLSRRLGSTGWAIGLGVLLGGVSGNLTDRIFREPEPFHGHVVDFLMLPNWPVFNLADVCINIAAGVIILQTFRGIRIDGTREGQHADGEPAQDPEQNPGPA, translated from the coding sequence ATGCAAGCAGCGCGAGGAGCGTCGCTGAACCCCAGCGACCAGGTCGATCAGCAGCAGGTCCGTCGACGCATCGACGCCCGGCTCGTCTTCGCCGCCGTGGCGCTGGTGGCCTACGCCGCCGACCTCGGCACCAAGGAGTGGGCGCTGTCCGCTCTCGCCGACGGCGACGTCCCGCTGGTCGGTGACTGGTTCACGCTGCACCTGACCTTCAACCCGGGAGCCGCGTTCAGCACCGGCACCGGGTTCACGATCGTCTTCACCTGCCTGGCGATGGTGGCCGTGGTCGTCGTGCTGTGGCTGAGCCGCCGCCTCGGCAGCACGGGCTGGGCGATCGGCCTGGGCGTGCTGCTCGGCGGCGTCAGCGGCAACCTCACCGACCGGATCTTCCGCGAGCCGGAGCCGTTCCACGGGCACGTGGTCGACTTCCTGATGCTGCCCAACTGGCCCGTCTTCAACCTCGCCGACGTCTGCATCAACATCGCCGCGGGCGTGATCATCCTCCAGACCTTCCGGGGCATCCGGATCGACGGCACCCGCGAGGGGCAGCACGCCGACGGGGAGCCCGCGCAGGATCCCGAGCAGAATCCCGGGCCGGCGTGA
- a CDS encoding GNAT family N-acetyltransferase, which translates to MNTDATPTDRRVQTIDLALRPATAADLPAIAEVHLASRAGAGEAFPPDVHSADEARSWVAGWDLTSYDVHVAELDGRVVGYTRATPTWLDDLYVLPDAQGSGVGSALLLRVLADHPDGIGLWVFESNLPARAFYAHHGFLALERTDGSVNDEKAPDIKLVWPGRDPLAFLRSMIDEVDLVLGDVLARRTALTRVVQGLKPSTERDPVREAEIAHRVAQVVPELGDERVARIVDLIITESIAAATDDQR; encoded by the coding sequence ATGAACACTGACGCGACGCCCACGGACAGGCGGGTGCAGACCATCGACCTGGCCCTCCGCCCGGCGACGGCGGCAGACCTGCCGGCGATCGCGGAGGTGCACCTCGCCTCCCGCGCCGGCGCGGGAGAGGCCTTCCCGCCCGACGTGCACAGCGCCGACGAGGCCAGGTCGTGGGTCGCCGGCTGGGACCTGACGTCGTACGACGTCCACGTGGCCGAGCTGGACGGGCGGGTCGTCGGCTACACGCGAGCCACGCCGACGTGGCTCGACGACCTCTACGTGCTGCCCGACGCGCAGGGGAGCGGCGTCGGCTCCGCGCTGCTGCTGCGGGTCCTGGCCGACCACCCGGACGGCATCGGGCTGTGGGTCTTCGAGTCCAACCTCCCGGCCCGGGCGTTCTACGCCCACCACGGCTTCCTCGCGCTCGAGCGGACCGACGGCTCCGTCAACGACGAGAAGGCGCCCGACATCAAGCTGGTCTGGCCGGGCCGGGACCCGCTCGCCTTCCTGCGCTCGATGATCGACGAGGTCGACCTCGTGCTCGGCGACGTGCTGGCACGCCGCACGGCCCTCACGCGCGTCGTGCAGGGCCTCAAGCCGTCCACCGAGCGCGACCCCGTGCGCGAGGCCGAGATCGCGCACCGCGTCGCGCAGGTGGTGCCCGAGCTCGGTGACGAGCGCGTGGCCCGGATCGTCGACCTGATCATCACCGAGTCCATCGCCGCCGCGACCGACGACCAGCGCTGA
- a CDS encoding DivIVA domain-containing protein, with protein MPLTPEDVSNKRFTPVRLREGYDMGEVDQFLDEVEAELARLTKENDDLRSKLSAAQSGGSSTPAPAPVSFAPAAPEPEPEPEPEPEPVAAPAPVPAAAPAAPVQTVRVETVADASNAAARLLEIATRNADELVEDAKNEADRIVGAARTKAERLEGESKTKADRMEADARQRSQMLDSETAERRQQMFGDLEKERDKLNGDVETLRQFEREYRSRLKTYFTQQLESLSTGAESQAPVDSGTAPKRLRSVLGDDEG; from the coding sequence ATGCCGCTGACGCCTGAGGACGTGAGCAACAAGCGTTTTACGCCTGTCCGGCTCCGTGAGGGTTACGACATGGGCGAGGTGGACCAGTTCCTCGACGAGGTCGAGGCCGAGCTCGCCCGCCTCACCAAGGAGAACGACGACCTCCGGTCCAAGCTGTCGGCTGCCCAGTCCGGCGGCTCGTCGACCCCGGCGCCCGCCCCGGTGTCGTTCGCGCCTGCTGCCCCCGAGCCGGAGCCCGAGCCGGAGCCCGAGCCCGAGCCGGTCGCCGCCCCGGCGCCCGTGCCGGCCGCCGCGCCCGCCGCCCCCGTGCAGACGGTGCGCGTCGAGACCGTCGCAGACGCGTCCAACGCTGCCGCCCGCCTCCTCGAGATCGCGACGCGCAACGCGGACGAGCTCGTCGAGGACGCCAAGAACGAGGCCGACCGCATCGTCGGCGCCGCGCGCACCAAGGCCGAGCGCCTCGAGGGCGAGTCGAAGACCAAGGCCGACCGCATGGAGGCCGACGCCCGCCAGCGTTCGCAGATGCTCGACTCCGAGACCGCCGAGCGCCGCCAGCAGATGTTCGGCGACCTCGAGAAGGAGCGCGACAAGCTCAACGGCGACGTGGAGACGCTGCGCCAGTTCGAGCGCGAGTACCGCTCCCGCCTCAAGACCTACTTCACCCAGCAGCTCGAGTCCCTCTCCACGGGGGCCGAGAGCCAGGCGCCGGTCGACAGCGGCACCGCGCCGAAGCGCCTGCGCTCCGTGCTCGGCGACGACGAGGGCTGA
- a CDS encoding DUF2332 domain-containing protein: MLLHGDLIEEYRDFATYAAGDSPCFEEWALGVVGDEEVLAWLAGLPPIKRQPNLVFAAARWHGAPAPGSYAGLREVLLEQEPAVRATILARATQTNEVGRLATLAPVLGLVGEQAQGPLALVEVGASAGLCLHPDRYDYAWPPLGELRGSGGPLLTATATGPVPVPAAHPEVAWRGGVDLNPLGVTDPDAMAWLENLVWPEQDERRERLRAAIEVARREPPVLRRGDLFDHVEDLVEEASPHGVPVVFHSAVIAYLEPHDRERFHDLMTGLVAAGRCRWISNEGRRVLPRVTGDLEVPSGRFVTALDGVPVAWSHGHGHALDWR; the protein is encoded by the coding sequence ATGCTGCTCCATGGCGACCTGATCGAGGAGTACCGCGACTTCGCCACCTACGCCGCGGGCGACTCACCCTGCTTCGAGGAGTGGGCCCTCGGCGTCGTCGGCGACGAGGAGGTCCTGGCGTGGCTCGCCGGCCTGCCGCCGATCAAGCGGCAGCCGAACCTCGTCTTCGCGGCCGCCCGCTGGCACGGCGCACCCGCGCCGGGGTCGTACGCCGGACTGCGGGAGGTGCTGCTGGAGCAGGAGCCGGCGGTCAGGGCGACGATCCTGGCGCGCGCGACCCAGACCAACGAGGTCGGCCGGCTGGCCACCCTGGCGCCGGTGCTCGGGCTGGTCGGCGAGCAGGCACAGGGGCCGCTCGCCCTGGTCGAGGTGGGGGCGAGCGCCGGACTCTGCCTCCATCCCGACCGCTACGACTACGCCTGGCCGCCACTGGGCGAGCTGCGGGGGAGCGGCGGACCGCTCCTCACAGCCACGGCGACCGGGCCGGTGCCGGTCCCCGCCGCGCACCCGGAGGTCGCGTGGCGCGGGGGCGTCGACCTGAACCCGCTCGGCGTGACCGACCCCGACGCCATGGCCTGGCTGGAGAACCTGGTGTGGCCCGAGCAGGACGAGCGCCGCGAGCGGCTGCGCGCCGCGATCGAGGTGGCGCGCCGCGAACCGCCCGTGCTGAGGCGGGGCGACCTGTTCGACCACGTGGAGGACCTGGTCGAGGAGGCTTCGCCCCACGGCGTGCCGGTGGTGTTCCACTCCGCGGTCATCGCCTACCTCGAGCCGCACGACCGCGAGCGGTTCCACGACCTGATGACCGGCCTGGTGGCCGCCGGCCGGTGCCGGTGGATCAGCAACGAGGGGCGGCGGGTGCTGCCCCGCGTGACGGGTGACCTGGAGGTGCCGAGCGGCCGGTTCGTGACCGCTCTCGACGGCGTACCGGTGGCGTGGAGCCACGGCCACGGGCACGCCCTCGACTGGCGGTGA